From the Kitasatospora atroaurantiaca genome, the window CGGCTGGAGGCGGCCGCCGGGGCCGTGCTGGTCGGGGGCCAGGGCGATTCTCGGGGCCATCGATGCCGCCTCCTTCCAGACGTTGGTGTGTTCGACCGTATCGGGTTCCACCGACAACCGGGCGGAGGCAGGTCGGGCACGGTGCACCACTCGGGACCTGGCCACCACCGATTGACGAAGGGTCTATGGTCGGAAAAATGAGCGACAATCCCTTCTTCGCGCCCAGCACCCTGGTCCACGAACTGCCGCCCTTCGCCGAGATCCGGGAAGAGCACTACCTGCCCGCCTTCGAGCGCGGCATGGCGGACCAGCTCGCCGAGATCGCCGCCATCACGGCCGATCCCCAGGCGCCGACCTTCGACAACACCGTGGTCGCACTGGAGCGTTCGGGCGCGCTGCTCCGCCGGGTCCAGCTGGTCTTCGACAACCAGAACTCCTCCGACACCACGCCCGCCGTCCAGGAGCTGGACGCGGAGCTGAGCCCCAGGCTTGCCGCGCACGCCGACGCGATCCACCTCGACCCCGAGCTCTACGCGCGGGTCCGGGCCCTGTACGAGGCCCGCGACTCGCTCGGTCTCGACGCCCAGGCCCTCCGCCTGCTGGAGCGCTACCACACCCGGTTCGTCCGGGCCGGTGCCCGGCTGTCCGCCGCCGACCAGCAGCGCCTGCGCGAGATCAACGCCCAACTGGCCTCGGACGCGACCGCCTTCCGGCAGAACGTGCTCGCGGACACCCGGGCCCGCGCCCTCGTGCTGGACAGCCCCGAGGAGCTCGACGGGCTGTCGCCCGACGCGATCGCCGCCGCCGCCGAGAACGGCCGGGTGCTCGGCCACGACGACAAGTACGTCCTGAGCCTGAAGAACTTCTCCAACCAGTCCCAGCTCGCCCAGCTCACCGACCGCGCCGTGCGGGCCCGTCTGCTGGAGGCCTCGCTCGGCCGCGCGGTGGCGACCAACGGCCCGCTGGCGATCCGGCTGGCCGCACTGCGCGCCGAGCGCGCCGCCCTGCTCGGCTACCCGAGCCACGCCGCGTACGTGGTCGCCGACGAGACCGCCGGCAGCGTCGAGGCGGTCTCCGCCATGCTGGCCCGCCTGGTCCCGGCCGCGGTCGAGAACGCCGGGCGCGAGGCCGCCGAGCTTGCCGAGGCCGCTGCCGCCGACGGCGTCGGCGAGCTCGCGGCACACGACTGGGCCTACTACTCGGAGCGCGTCCGCCAGGCCTCCTACGACCTGGATGCCTCGGTGCTGCGCCCCTACTTCGAGCTCGAACGG encodes:
- a CDS encoding M3 family metallopeptidase; amino-acid sequence: MSDNPFFAPSTLVHELPPFAEIREEHYLPAFERGMADQLAEIAAITADPQAPTFDNTVVALERSGALLRRVQLVFDNQNSSDTTPAVQELDAELSPRLAAHADAIHLDPELYARVRALYEARDSLGLDAQALRLLERYHTRFVRAGARLSAADQQRLREINAQLASDATAFRQNVLADTRARALVLDSPEELDGLSPDAIAAAAENGRVLGHDDKYVLSLKNFSNQSQLAQLTDRAVRARLLEASLGRAVATNGPLAIRLAALRAERAALLGYPSHAAYVVADETAGSVEAVSAMLARLVPAAVENAGREAAELAEAAAADGVGELAAHDWAYYSERVRQASYDLDASVLRPYFELERVLHDGVFFAAGLAYGLTFTERPDLTGYHPDARVFEVFEADGSSLGLFLGDFHARDSKGGGAWMNELVQQSELLGKRPVVVNNLNIASPAPGEPVLLTWDEVRTLFHEFGHALHGLFSDVRYPLFSGTEVPRDFVEFPSQVNEMWMVRPEVLANYAKHHLTGEPLPAELVARMGAAENFGQGFRTVEYLAAALLDWAWHSVPAGQEIADAQEFEAAALAEAGLAVPAIPPRYRTTYFSHIFSNDYSAGYYAYIWSEVLDADTVEWFGSNGRTVRESGETFRAGLLSRGGSVDALECFRAVVGRDPEIEPLLARRGLL